The proteins below come from a single Prolixibacter sp. NT017 genomic window:
- a CDS encoding AraC family transcriptional regulator, which translates to MSIDTANPQREITPLTEGDCLLVFDRKKLNFDFPLHFHPEYEINFIYNAEDAVRVVGEHRAPIGKWELVLTGPNLMHVWEQGECHSKDIHEVTIQFHRDLFHQTLLDRNIMKPVKDMLDRSVRGIAFSEETIQTLQPRIMSLAHKSGIDALMELVSLLFDLANSRGQQMLSSVMAKNDDFHNSGKIKKVHDFVQQHFAQKIKVEDVAQLLNMTEVSFSRFIKQRTGKTFVEYLNHYRISLASRWLIESNMSVSEIAYKSGFNNLANFNRFFKKMEGCTPSAFRENFSGIKRVN; encoded by the coding sequence ATGAGCATTGATACAGCCAATCCTCAACGCGAAATCACCCCACTAACTGAAGGAGATTGCCTGCTGGTTTTCGATCGAAAGAAGCTCAACTTCGACTTTCCGTTACATTTCCACCCGGAATACGAAATCAACTTTATTTACAATGCGGAAGATGCAGTGCGGGTCGTCGGTGAACACCGGGCACCTATCGGGAAATGGGAGTTGGTATTGACCGGACCGAATCTGATGCATGTGTGGGAACAGGGCGAATGTCACTCAAAAGATATCCACGAAGTAACCATCCAGTTTCACCGCGACCTGTTTCACCAAACCCTGCTCGACCGCAACATTATGAAACCGGTGAAAGACATGCTGGACCGGTCGGTACGCGGTATCGCCTTTTCCGAAGAAACGATTCAAACACTGCAGCCCCGCATCATGAGCCTGGCGCACAAAAGCGGCATCGACGCGCTGATGGAATTGGTTTCATTGTTGTTCGACCTGGCTAATTCACGCGGACAACAGATGCTTTCTTCTGTGATGGCTAAAAACGACGATTTCCACAACAGTGGAAAAATCAAGAAGGTGCATGATTTCGTTCAACAACATTTCGCCCAAAAGATAAAAGTGGAAGATGTGGCGCAACTGCTGAACATGACAGAAGTATCATTCAGCCGGTTCATCAAGCAAAGAACCGGAAAAACTTTTGTGGAATATCTAAATCATTACCGAATAAGCCTTGCTTCGAGGTGGTTAATCGAATCGAATATGAGCGTTTCGGAGATTGCCTACAAGTCTGGCTTCAATAACCTGGCTAACTTCAACCGATTCTTTAAGAAAATGGAAGGATGTACGCCTTCAGCCTTTCGTGAAAACTTCTCCGGAATAAAACGAGTAAACTGA
- the mnhG gene encoding monovalent cation/H(+) antiporter subunit G, translating into MISEWISAILLVLGAFFMLLAAIGVLRFPDLYIRMHSATKASSFGALLMLVAVSIHFPVAYVIIEAALVIIFIFLTAPVASHMIGRIAHLLKVPKWEKTTVDELENRIDYDEEDGKTNS; encoded by the coding sequence ATGATAAGTGAATGGATTTCGGCCATATTGTTGGTTTTAGGTGCCTTCTTCATGTTGTTGGCGGCCATCGGAGTGTTGCGTTTTCCCGATTTGTATATCCGGATGCACTCTGCAACCAAGGCGTCGTCGTTTGGTGCGTTGCTGATGCTGGTGGCGGTTTCCATCCACTTTCCCGTTGCCTATGTGATTATCGAGGCAGCACTGGTCATCATTTTCATTTTTCTGACAGCTCCGGTCGCGTCACATATGATCGGGCGGATTGCTCACCTGTTGAAAGTGCCGAAATGGGAAAAAACTACCGTCGATGAGCTGGAAAATCGAATTGATTATGATGAAGAGGATGGCAAAACTAATTCTTAA
- a CDS encoding monovalent cation/H+ antiporter complex subunit F yields MMLLSTVITDAANIAMGMLLLAFFLAFWRLVKGPSLPDRVVVLDLIASLVIGITLAITFLSGEKVYLNVAVMIALITFMGTVAFAIYLKKRYHDK; encoded by the coding sequence ATGATGCTGCTTTCGACCGTCATTACCGATGCGGCCAATATTGCTATGGGCATGTTGTTGCTCGCATTCTTTTTGGCTTTTTGGCGATTGGTAAAAGGTCCCAGTTTGCCCGACCGGGTTGTGGTGCTGGATTTGATCGCCTCCCTGGTGATTGGCATTACACTGGCCATAACCTTTCTGAGCGGAGAAAAAGTGTATCTGAACGTAGCCGTGATGATTGCGCTCATCACATTTATGGGAACCGTGGCTTTTGCCATCTATCTAAAGAAACGTTATCATGATAAGTGA
- a CDS encoding Na+/H+ antiporter subunit E, producing MRYILVKIVQIIAFAGFYFWELLKANLVLAYDILTPTHHMKPGIVEIPLDIKSDYEIMTLVNLITMTPGSLSLDVSEDKKRLYVHVLYLENANAYREEVKSGLERRVKEVWS from the coding sequence ATGAGGTATATCTTGGTGAAAATAGTTCAGATCATCGCGTTTGCAGGGTTCTATTTCTGGGAGTTGCTCAAGGCGAATCTAGTGCTGGCGTATGATATCTTAACGCCGACGCACCACATGAAGCCGGGCATTGTAGAGATTCCGCTCGATATCAAGAGCGATTACGAGATCATGACATTGGTGAATCTAATTACCATGACCCCGGGAAGTTTAAGCCTTGATGTGTCGGAAGATAAGAAAAGGTTGTATGTGCATGTTTTATACCTTGAAAATGCCAATGCCTACCGCGAAGAGGTCAAATCGGGCCTGGAAAGAAGAGTAAAGGAGGTGTGGTCATGA
- a CDS encoding Na+/H+ antiporter subunit D, with protein sequence MENLLMLPLVLPVLAAIVSLFAKNSLNFRKASGVFFTLMQLVVAVVILVKVYRDGILVLHVGSWPAPFGIMLVADMFSAIMLFFAGLIGFTVSVYALGLMDERRLKFHFYLLFNILLLGVNGAFITGDVFNLYVWFEVMLIASFVLITLGGERKQLEGAVKYVTINMVSSMLFLAAAGLLYGKMGTLNMADLAMKLQNDPSSNLVASSAMLFFIAFGIKAAVFPFFFWLPASYHTPPVAVTALFAGLLTKVGVYAMIRFFTLFFIPLGGIWKELFLITGGLTMLIGVFTAASQYDIRRILSFHIISQIGYMIMGLGFFTPLGIAGAIYYMGHNIVAKTNTFMVGGMVSKLKGTFELKSIGGLYKTKPYLALLFIIPAFALAGVPPLSGFFGKFILVKAGFDSHHFFVTGISLFVGLITLFSMIKIWNEGFWKKQPEEVEEVVNYTEKKVGFALIFPSVVLGLFSIGMGVAVGFFFDFCMTAAQQLLEPSAYINAVLGK encoded by the coding sequence ATGGAAAACCTGCTCATGTTACCTTTGGTTCTTCCTGTTTTGGCGGCCATTGTTAGTTTGTTCGCCAAAAACAGCCTGAACTTCCGAAAGGCTTCGGGAGTGTTTTTCACGCTGATGCAGCTCGTTGTGGCGGTTGTTATCCTGGTTAAAGTCTACCGCGATGGAATTTTGGTTTTGCATGTGGGAAGTTGGCCGGCTCCGTTTGGCATTATGCTGGTGGCCGATATGTTCAGCGCTATCATGCTGTTCTTCGCCGGACTCATTGGCTTTACCGTGTCGGTGTATGCGCTGGGATTAATGGATGAGCGGCGCCTGAAGTTCCATTTCTATCTGCTGTTCAATATTCTCCTGCTGGGCGTCAACGGGGCTTTCATCACGGGCGACGTATTCAATTTATATGTCTGGTTCGAAGTAATGCTCATTGCGTCGTTCGTTTTGATTACGCTGGGCGGAGAACGTAAACAGCTGGAAGGAGCGGTCAAATATGTGACCATCAATATGGTATCCTCGATGCTTTTTCTGGCGGCAGCCGGATTGCTATACGGGAAAATGGGAACGCTGAATATGGCGGATTTGGCGATGAAATTGCAGAACGATCCTTCGTCGAATCTGGTAGCCAGCTCGGCGATGCTGTTCTTCATCGCCTTCGGCATTAAAGCCGCGGTTTTTCCCTTCTTTTTCTGGTTGCCCGCATCGTATCATACGCCGCCCGTGGCGGTGACAGCCCTTTTTGCCGGGCTGTTGACCAAAGTGGGTGTATATGCCATGATTCGGTTCTTCACCCTGTTTTTTATTCCGCTTGGCGGAATTTGGAAAGAGCTGTTTTTAATAACAGGTGGTCTCACGATGCTGATTGGCGTATTCACTGCGGCATCGCAGTATGATATCCGGCGGATTTTGTCGTTCCATATCATTTCCCAAATCGGTTACATGATTATGGGACTCGGCTTTTTTACACCACTCGGGATTGCCGGAGCGATATACTACATGGGGCACAACATCGTTGCCAAAACCAACACATTTATGGTGGGAGGAATGGTGAGCAAATTGAAAGGAACCTTCGAGCTGAAAAGCATTGGCGGTCTCTACAAAACTAAGCCGTACCTGGCATTGCTGTTTATCATTCCGGCATTTGCGCTGGCAGGTGTTCCGCCGCTCTCCGGCTTCTTTGGGAAATTTATTCTGGTGAAAGCCGGTTTCGATTCGCACCATTTCTTCGTGACAGGCATCTCGCTGTTCGTGGGGCTTATCACTTTGTTTTCAATGATAAAAATCTGGAACGAAGGATTTTGGAAAAAACAGCCCGAAGAAGTTGAAGAAGTCGTGAATTACACGGAGAAGAAGGTGGGCTTTGCCCTGATTTTTCCGTCAGTTGTATTGGGGTTGTTCTCTATCGGAATGGGAGTGGCTGTTGGCTTTTTCTTCGATTTTTGCATGACGGCAGCACAGCAGTTGCTCGAACCATCAGCTTACATCAATGCTGTTTTAGGAAAATAA
- a CDS encoding Na+/H+ antiporter subunit C, which translates to MEIILAIVIGVLYAAGVYLLLRRSIVKLILGLIFFSHATNLLVFLAGSLSKVSPPFVQEGQKVAQSTVADPLPQALVLTSLVIGFGITAFALVLIYRFYQSSGTVDFDQLKED; encoded by the coding sequence ATGGAAATCATACTGGCAATCGTAATCGGTGTTTTGTATGCAGCAGGCGTTTACCTTCTGTTACGGCGAAGCATTGTGAAGTTAATTCTCGGGCTGATTTTCTTTAGTCATGCCACCAATCTGTTGGTTTTCCTGGCGGGAAGTTTGTCGAAAGTGAGTCCCCCGTTTGTGCAGGAAGGCCAGAAAGTGGCTCAGTCTACAGTAGCCGATCCGCTGCCACAGGCATTGGTGTTGACCTCTCTGGTGATTGGCTTTGGAATTACAGCTTTTGCGCTGGTGTTGATTTATCGTTTTTACCAATCGTCAGGAACGGTTGATTTTGACCAACTAAAAGAAGATTAG
- a CDS encoding MnhB domain-containing protein, whose amino-acid sequence MSNPYSNIFRIAATKLRPLLLILSLVVLYRGHQQPGGGFIGGLMAASAYILYALAFSSKEARKKLPLSTSALLGSGLAVILVSALLSVFSGEPFMTGMWTTVHLPFGQELHLGTPVLFDLGVYLGVTGVLLTIMFDIIEIE is encoded by the coding sequence ATGAGCAATCCGTATTCAAATATCTTCCGCATAGCAGCCACGAAACTACGACCGCTGTTGCTCATTCTTTCGTTGGTGGTGCTGTATCGCGGGCACCAGCAGCCGGGTGGTGGTTTCATCGGCGGATTGATGGCGGCTTCGGCTTACATTCTTTACGCTTTGGCCTTCTCTTCTAAGGAAGCGAGAAAGAAACTGCCGCTTTCCACTTCAGCTTTGCTGGGATCCGGATTGGCGGTTATTCTCGTTTCAGCTTTGCTGAGTGTTTTTTCAGGCGAGCCGTTTATGACCGGCATGTGGACGACCGTGCATCTGCCGTTCGGGCAGGAGCTTCATCTGGGAACGCCGGTGTTGTTCGATCTGGGAGTATACTTGGGAGTTACCGGCGTATTGTTAACCATCATGTTTGATATCATTGAAATAGAATAA
- a CDS encoding putative monovalent cation/H+ antiporter subunit A, with translation MSLIWIVGLVFSLAFLAPFIDKRLGKISGYLYALLPAALFVLLIRLLPAIIDRHFIVRSIDWFPLLHVRLSFYLDGLSLLFGLLITGMGTLVLIYSGYYMQHYSMRGRFYFYILLFMGAMLGLVLANNLITLFVFWEITSFSSFLLIGFNHERPEARAAALQALLITGFGGLAMLAGFVLLGNVGGSYELTDLLQNGAVVKSSKMYVPLVLLIMVGAFTKSAQFPFHFWLPGAMEAPTPVSAYLHSATMVKAGIYLLARLQPILGGTDLWQFSLGLAGATTMLVGAYFAFTQTDLKKILAYTTISALGMLVLLVGMGTELAITAMVIFLIVHSLYKGALFMIAGAIDKTVGTRDIRHLGGMWPVMPIAAVATFLTLFSMAGLPPFLGFIGKEVIYDAKVQAPQIAVFLAILAVTANIFMVAVAFLFGHGVFFGKRKDPPKIPKEPAIPLLIGPAVLSVTSLFMGIYPAIITQPLVMPAIDAVNASPVDLHMKLWHGLNLVFLLSVITITLGLTLFFFRKPATKALRKFNQRYFRIEFTDLFRRLVENFLSFTKRHTEVVQHGYHRFYLMLIFIVSSLLVWYQLYHTRGWGFQASWEEIPFYLLGISLLIITSAIGAVFTRSRLVAIVLLGVIGYAMAFIFILYGAVDVAITLILVETLILVLFVMVIYHLPGYMPKYSRPSSRIRDGVIAIVFGGFMTALVLKAEFIKLSPPISDYFLKEAFTKGHGRNIVNVILVDFRGLDTMGETVVLVIAAIGVISLLKLKPKKKEEEE, from the coding sequence ATGTCGTTGATCTGGATTGTCGGTTTGGTTTTTTCCCTGGCATTTCTTGCCCCTTTTATCGACAAAAGGCTGGGGAAGATCTCAGGCTACCTGTATGCCTTGCTACCGGCTGCCCTGTTTGTGTTATTAATCAGATTGCTTCCGGCTATCATCGACCGTCATTTCATCGTCCGATCAATTGATTGGTTTCCATTGCTGCACGTCCGTTTATCCTTTTATCTCGATGGGCTTAGTTTGCTATTCGGTTTACTGATAACCGGAATGGGAACATTGGTATTGATCTATTCGGGGTATTATATGCAACATTATTCCATGCGGGGAAGATTCTATTTCTACATTCTTCTTTTCATGGGAGCGATGCTGGGGCTGGTCCTTGCGAATAACCTGATAACGCTGTTTGTTTTCTGGGAAATTACCAGTTTTTCTTCGTTTCTGCTCATTGGTTTTAACCATGAGCGACCGGAAGCCCGGGCAGCGGCTTTGCAGGCATTGTTGATTACCGGCTTTGGTGGTTTGGCCATGTTGGCAGGATTTGTTTTGCTGGGAAATGTAGGAGGAAGTTACGAGTTGACGGACTTGTTGCAAAACGGTGCGGTGGTGAAGAGCAGTAAAATGTATGTGCCGCTGGTGCTTTTGATAATGGTAGGAGCTTTTACCAAATCGGCGCAGTTCCCGTTTCACTTTTGGCTTCCGGGTGCTATGGAAGCTCCGACGCCTGTGAGCGCTTACCTGCACTCGGCCACCATGGTGAAAGCCGGAATTTATCTGTTGGCCAGGCTTCAGCCGATTCTTGGCGGCACGGACTTGTGGCAATTTTCGCTTGGCCTCGCCGGAGCAACGACCATGTTGGTCGGAGCCTATTTCGCGTTTACGCAAACCGATTTGAAAAAGATATTGGCTTACACCACGATTAGTGCATTGGGAATGTTGGTGTTGTTGGTCGGGATGGGTACGGAACTCGCCATTACAGCAATGGTGATTTTTCTGATTGTTCACTCGTTATACAAAGGGGCGCTGTTTATGATTGCCGGCGCTATCGATAAGACCGTTGGTACCCGAGATATACGCCACCTCGGCGGCATGTGGCCGGTGATGCCGATAGCGGCCGTAGCCACCTTTCTGACACTATTCTCAATGGCGGGACTTCCTCCTTTCCTCGGATTTATCGGGAAAGAAGTGATTTACGACGCCAAGGTGCAAGCCCCTCAGATTGCAGTGTTCCTGGCCATCCTGGCGGTCACAGCGAACATATTTATGGTGGCGGTAGCTTTCCTATTCGGTCATGGTGTATTCTTCGGTAAGCGAAAAGACCCGCCTAAAATTCCAAAGGAACCCGCTATTCCACTGTTGATTGGTCCGGCGGTGCTTTCGGTGACCAGCTTGTTTATGGGGATTTATCCGGCTATTATCACCCAGCCGCTGGTGATGCCGGCGATTGATGCAGTGAATGCCAGTCCGGTTGACCTTCATATGAAATTGTGGCATGGCCTGAACCTGGTCTTCCTGCTAAGTGTAATCACCATTACGTTGGGACTGACGCTGTTTTTCTTCCGGAAACCGGCGACCAAAGCCTTGCGGAAGTTTAACCAGCGCTATTTCAGAATCGAGTTCACCGATCTGTTCCGCAGATTGGTGGAAAACTTTCTTTCATTTACGAAACGGCACACCGAAGTGGTTCAGCACGGCTATCACCGCTTCTACCTGATGCTGATTTTCATTGTCTCATCGTTGCTGGTATGGTACCAGCTTTATCATACGCGTGGTTGGGGCTTTCAGGCCAGTTGGGAAGAAATTCCGTTTTACCTGCTCGGAATCAGTTTACTGATTATTACTTCTGCAATCGGAGCGGTATTTACGCGATCGCGACTGGTGGCTATTGTGCTTCTCGGCGTTATCGGCTATGCCATGGCTTTCATCTTTATCCTTTATGGCGCCGTGGATGTGGCCATTACCCTTATTCTGGTAGAAACCCTTATCCTGGTGCTGTTCGTGATGGTGATCTACCATCTGCCGGGTTACATGCCCAAATATTCCCGTCCGTCCAGCCGGATCCGTGACGGCGTGATTGCCATTGTTTTTGGCGGCTTCATGACCGCTCTGGTATTGAAAGCTGAATTCATCAAACTCAGTCCACCTATTAGCGATTACTTCCTGAAAGAAGCTTTCACGAAAGGCCACGGCCGGAACATTGTGAATGTGATCCTGGTCGATTTCCGCGGGTTGGATACCATGGGTGAAACCGTTGTACTCGTGATTGCTGCCATTGGTGTGATTTCGTTATTGAAGTTGAAACCGAAAAAGAAGGAGGAGGAAGAATGA
- a CDS encoding ATP-binding protein: MQQPTNEKRKVRGKTEVRITIIYLIVGILWITLSDEAILMFGQTAEDLTRLQNYKGWFFVISTALLIFFLIRQEIRKRNAVEDLLRLRNDELSESLETIRQFQNEKRSSQKRFLGLYKNIREGFAWLDAAGTIKGTNPAFLNMLQFSSEQLIGKHYRELCPMGCHQLLSAIDERGYTDIIDIELLNAAGQKVPVSLMAYKMPAPTGDSEEIWVIVKDIIDEKKAEKDILNAKQRAEQSERLKSVFLANISHEIRTPMNSIIGFAELLGNDELPDERRKWYSRIIAENAEMLLVIVNNVLDISRLETGQLKIIRQETDLNKVISDIYDLFALQADDKGIELTIKNLLPKDKAHIYTDEAKLKQILINITGNAIKFTQEGEISISSSVENSEVCFSIADTGIGIAPEDQKAIFERFRQVDDSTTRKYGGTGLGLTISLGLTELLGGSMKLESEHGKGSVFHIRIPAQTNGNSYGKSASKEDYVPSVKTENPAILIVEDGHASTLLIKEALKKVSAEVIFVKDGESAIKACSEDTTIRLVLMDLNLPGIDGTETARLIKEKCPGILIIGQSAQQPSHQNSSKQQSIFDDFLLKPYLPKELVALVKKHI; this comes from the coding sequence ATGCAGCAACCAACCAATGAAAAGCGCAAGGTGAGGGGAAAAACTGAGGTGCGCATCACCATTATCTACCTAATCGTTGGTATTCTTTGGATTACGCTCTCCGACGAAGCGATACTTATGTTCGGGCAAACTGCCGAGGATCTCACCCGTCTGCAAAATTACAAGGGTTGGTTTTTTGTTATTTCCACTGCCCTACTCATCTTTTTTCTCATCCGGCAGGAAATCCGAAAACGGAATGCGGTCGAAGATCTGTTACGTTTACGAAATGACGAACTTTCCGAGAGCCTTGAAACGATTCGACAATTTCAAAACGAAAAACGTTCGAGTCAAAAGCGTTTTCTTGGGTTGTATAAAAATATTCGCGAAGGGTTTGCCTGGCTAGACGCAGCCGGGACTATAAAAGGGACCAACCCTGCTTTCCTGAATATGCTCCAGTTTAGTTCGGAACAGCTCATTGGGAAACATTACCGTGAACTCTGCCCAATGGGGTGTCACCAGCTTCTATCGGCCATCGACGAAAGAGGGTACACCGATATCATCGACATTGAGCTGCTGAATGCTGCCGGGCAAAAAGTCCCCGTATCACTCATGGCTTACAAAATGCCGGCTCCAACAGGTGATAGCGAGGAAATCTGGGTGATCGTTAAAGATATTATCGATGAGAAAAAGGCAGAGAAAGACATTTTAAACGCGAAGCAGCGTGCCGAGCAAAGCGAGCGCCTGAAGTCAGTATTTCTGGCCAACATCTCCCACGAAATACGAACGCCCATGAACAGCATCATCGGCTTTGCCGAGCTCCTGGGAAACGACGAGCTTCCGGACGAGCGAAGGAAATGGTACAGCCGTATTATTGCCGAAAATGCGGAAATGCTGCTGGTGATTGTCAACAACGTTTTAGATATATCCCGACTGGAAACCGGACAACTAAAAATTATCCGTCAGGAAACCGATTTAAACAAGGTCATATCCGATATTTACGACTTGTTCGCGCTTCAAGCCGACGACAAGGGGATAGAACTGACTATTAAGAATCTTCTTCCGAAAGACAAAGCGCATATCTATACCGACGAAGCCAAACTGAAGCAAATCCTTATTAACATCACCGGAAATGCGATAAAATTTACGCAGGAGGGTGAGATCAGCATCAGTTCCTCCGTTGAAAATAGTGAAGTTTGTTTCTCTATCGCTGATACAGGAATAGGTATTGCTCCTGAAGACCAAAAAGCCATTTTTGAGCGATTCCGCCAGGTAGACGATTCGACAACCCGGAAATACGGCGGAACCGGACTGGGATTGACCATTTCGCTTGGCTTAACAGAACTTCTGGGAGGCTCCATGAAACTCGAATCTGAACACGGAAAAGGCTCTGTATTCCATATTCGTATTCCGGCACAAACCAACGGCAATAGTTACGGAAAGTCAGCATCCAAAGAAGATTATGTTCCCTCCGTTAAAACAGAGAATCCAGCTATTCTGATTGTAGAAGACGGGCATGCTTCTACTCTTCTGATTAAAGAGGCTCTGAAAAAAGTGAGTGCTGAAGTCATTTTTGTCAAAGACGGAGAATCAGCCATTAAGGCCTGCTCTGAAGACACCACCATCCGGCTCGTTCTCATGGATTTAAATCTACCGGGAATAGATGGAACAGAAACAGCCCGGCTGATTAAAGAAAAATGCCCGGGAATTCTAATCATTGGTCAAAGTGCGCAACAGCCCAGTCATCAAAATTCATCAAAACAACAGTCCATTTTCGATGATTTCCTTCTCAAACCCTATCTTCCGAAAGAACTCGTAGCGCTGGTGAAAAAGCATATTTGA
- a CDS encoding acyloxyacyl hydrolase — MRKFIVLLFLLISVQLYGKGLLSDTLRAKVQKHLFIGLKYAPGFVMQTSNFFRSYNENSAPIDHNYSGTIILGWQSYGDREWEQYYGYPAYGVGLYTATFPGESNELGKPIAIYGFFRGPFKRFNKVALNYTVGLGLTYNWKPYDPVTNPRNTVIGSKETVYIEFGTNVSIPLSKHFELVAGGQFNHFSNGSLKKPNKGINLVAPFVQLNYQFNERPEFKWQPPAPISKIWETNLAVGYGVKQLQLDISKMPGVSPWNDKLFNACNLSLNFQRPVSHIVKAGFGTDVVYDETFNTTLAFDDQNNPYKIYGNFWDGISLGFFGSAEFYLNRFAAWTQLGYYVIRKNDNEDGHKLYQVVGLKFFFLKNTFAAIGLRATQFSNADYIAWTIGHRIKWTRKSR; from the coding sequence ATGAGGAAATTCATCGTGCTCCTTTTCTTGTTGATATCCGTTCAACTCTATGGGAAAGGGCTACTTAGCGATACACTGCGGGCGAAGGTTCAAAAGCACCTGTTCATTGGGTTGAAATATGCCCCGGGATTTGTCATGCAGACATCCAACTTCTTTAGGAGCTATAATGAGAACTCTGCCCCAATTGACCACAATTATTCGGGAACCATCATCCTTGGTTGGCAATCGTATGGCGACCGCGAGTGGGAACAATATTACGGTTATCCGGCATACGGAGTGGGGCTGTATACAGCGACTTTTCCCGGCGAAAGCAATGAACTGGGTAAACCTATTGCCATCTATGGATTTTTCAGGGGGCCGTTTAAACGGTTCAATAAAGTGGCATTGAACTACACGGTTGGATTGGGCCTTACCTACAACTGGAAACCATACGACCCGGTTACCAACCCCCGGAACACAGTGATTGGCTCAAAAGAAACCGTATACATTGAGTTTGGTACCAACGTATCCATCCCCCTTTCCAAACATTTTGAATTGGTTGCAGGTGGTCAGTTCAACCACTTCTCCAACGGTTCCCTGAAGAAGCCCAACAAAGGCATCAACCTGGTGGCTCCGTTTGTGCAGCTGAACTACCAGTTCAACGAACGACCGGAGTTCAAGTGGCAGCCTCCTGCCCCTATTTCGAAAATCTGGGAGACCAACCTGGCCGTAGGGTATGGTGTCAAGCAACTGCAACTCGATATATCGAAGATGCCGGGAGTTTCTCCGTGGAATGACAAATTATTCAATGCCTGCAACCTGAGCCTGAATTTCCAAAGACCGGTTAGCCATATTGTAAAAGCCGGCTTTGGTACCGACGTGGTGTACGACGAAACGTTCAATACCACGTTGGCTTTCGACGACCAGAATAATCCGTACAAAATATATGGGAATTTCTGGGATGGAATCAGCCTGGGATTTTTCGGCTCGGCCGAATTCTATCTGAACCGATTTGCCGCCTGGACTCAACTGGGATATTACGTTATCCGGAAAAACGACAACGAGGACGGGCACAAACTCTACCAGGTAGTTGGGCTGAAGTTTTTCTTCCTGAAAAATACATTTGCAGCTATCGGTCTGCGGGCTACTCAGTTTTCCAACGCCGATTACATTGCCTGGACCATTGGACACCGGATCAAATGGACCCGGAAAAGTCGGTAG
- a CDS encoding DUF2797 domain-containing protein produces MRTEAESPVRYFLPLGGEVIAMNDLIGNQLTINFSGQINCIHCGKKTKRSFGQGFCYQCFQTAPEADPSVMRPELSRSHLGIARDLEWAQKHDLIDHYVYLAVTDALKVGVTRHHQVPTRWIDQGASYAIKLAKTPNRHIAGVIEAYLKNYLNDKTNWRAMLRNEVDESVDLADEKERVATLLPEELQKYLSDEHEITSLTYPVEKFPDKIKSISLDKTNQLEGVLSGIKGQYLIFDDDRVFNVRAHNGYFVELKA; encoded by the coding sequence ATGAGAACGGAAGCGGAAAGTCCGGTCCGTTATTTTTTGCCCCTTGGCGGAGAAGTCATTGCCATGAACGACTTGATTGGAAATCAACTAACCATCAATTTTTCGGGGCAAATCAACTGCATCCATTGCGGTAAGAAGACCAAGCGCTCGTTCGGACAGGGGTTTTGCTACCAGTGTTTCCAAACAGCTCCCGAAGCCGATCCCAGTGTGATGCGGCCGGAATTATCGCGTTCCCATTTGGGAATTGCACGCGATTTGGAGTGGGCACAAAAGCACGACCTGATTGACCACTACGTTTACCTGGCTGTAACGGATGCACTCAAAGTAGGTGTTACCCGCCACCACCAGGTGCCTACCCGCTGGATTGACCAGGGAGCCAGTTATGCCATCAAACTGGCTAAAACGCCTAATCGGCACATCGCCGGCGTGATTGAAGCGTATCTGAAAAACTACCTGAACGACAAAACCAACTGGCGCGCCATGCTGCGCAACGAAGTGGACGAATCCGTCGATTTGGCTGACGAAAAAGAACGCGTTGCAACGTTACTTCCTGAAGAGCTGCAGAAGTACCTCAGCGACGAGCACGAAATCACGTCGCTTACCTATCCGGTAGAAAAATTTCCTGATAAGATTAAAAGCATTTCACTCGATAAAACAAACCAGCTAGAAGGTGTACTCAGCGGCATCAAAGGACAATACCTGATTTTCGATGACGACCGGGTTTTCAACGTACGTGCTCACAACGGCTACTTCGTGGAACTCAAAGCCTGA